A window of the Brassica napus cultivar Da-Ae chromosome C5, Da-Ae, whole genome shotgun sequence genome harbors these coding sequences:
- the LOC106401525 gene encoding glutamine--tRNA ligase, cytoplasmic-like, which yields MALKADESVKLFLSIGLDEKTATTTINNPKVTANLTAVIHEAGVTDGCDRTTGNLLYTVATKHHSNLLLHRPTLFSYIVSSKIKTPAQLDAAVWFFDNHAAEDFKLDEFEEACGVGVEVSVEDIEKAAGEVFEENKKTISEQRYRTNVGQLLGHVRKSLPWADPKIVKDVIDRKMYELLGERTAADNEKPTKKKEKPAAKAEEKKAAVEATPEPSEEELNPYSIFPQPEQNLMVHTEVFYSDGSVLKCNNKKEVLDKHLKVTGGKVYTRFPPEPNGYLHIGHAKAMFVDFGLAKERGGCCYLRYDDTNPEAEKKEYINHIEEIVNWMGWEPFKITYTSDYFQELYDLAVELIRRGHAYVDHQNAEEIKEYREKKMNSPWRDRPIEESLRLFDEMRRGKIEEGKATLRMKQDMQNDNCNMYDLIAYRIKFTPHPHAGDKWCIYPSYDFAHCTVDSLENITHSLCTLEFETRRASYYWLLHSLDLYMPYVWEYSRLNITNTVMSKRKLNYIVTNNHVDGWDDPRLLTLAGLRRRGVTPTAINAFVRGMGITRSDGSMIHVSRLEYHIREELNKTAPRTMVVLNPLKVVITNLESDKVMELDAKRWPDAQNDDPSAFYKVPFSRVVYIDQSDFRMKDSKDYYGLAPGKSVLLRYGFPIKCTNVVFADDNETIREIHAEYDPEKKTKPKGVLHWVAESSPGKEPIKVEVRLFEKLFNSENPAELNDDWLTDINPHSKVVVSDAYAVSILKDTAVGDRFQFERLGYFAVDKDSEPGKLVFNRTVTLRDSYGKGGK from the exons ATGGCTCTCAAGGCCGATGAATCTGTGAAGCTCTTCCTCAGCATCGGTCTGGACGAGAAAACCGCCACCACTACCATCAACAACCCCAAGGTCACCGCTAATCTCACCGCCGTTATCCACGAG GCTGGTGTAACTGACGGATGCGATCGAACTACTGGAAATCTGTTGTACACG GTCGCTACTAAGCACCATTCAAATCTTCTTCTGCATCGTCCTACATTGTTCAGTTACATTGTTTCCTCCAAG ATTAAAACTCCAGCACAATTGGATGCTGCAGTTTGGTTTTTTGACAATCACGCTGCTGAGGACTTCAAGCTAGATGAATTTGAGGAGGCATGTGGTGTTG ggGTTGAAGTTTCTGTAGAAGACATTGAGAAAGCAGCTGGAGAAGTTTTTGAAGAGAATAAGAAAACAATATCGGAGCAGCGCTACCGAACTAATG TGGGTCAATTGCTTGGACATGTCCGGAAAAGTTTGCCCTGGGCAGATCCTAAGATTGTAAAG GACGTCATAGACAGAAAAATGTATGAACTGCTTGGTGAGAGAACTGCTGCGGATAATGAAAAACCTACAAAAAAGAAGGAGAAACCTGCTGCCAAAGCTGAg GAAAAGAAAGCTGCTGTGGAAGCTACCCCAGAGCCATCAGAAGAGGAGCTTAATCCATATTCCATATTCCCTCAGCCAGAGCAAAATTTGATG GTTCACACAGAAGTCTTTTATAGCGATGGCTCTGTGCTCAAATGTAACAATAAGAAGGAAGTGCTTGATAAACATCTCAAGGTGACTGGAGGGAAAGTCTATACCCGGTTTCCACCTGAACCAAATGGTTATCTACATATTGGACATGCAAAG GCTATGTTTGTCGATTTTGGTCTTGCAAAGGAGCGCGGAGGCTGCTGTTATCTAAG GTATGATGATACAAATCCCGAAGCAGAAAAGAAAGAGTACATTAATCATATCGAAGAAATTGTTAACTGGATGGGCTGGGAACCCTTCAAG ATTACGTACACCAGTGATTATTTCCAAGAATTGTATGATTTGGCAGTCGAATTGATTCGGAGAGGTCACGCTTATGTTGATCATCAG AATGCTGAAGAGATAAAAGAGTACAGAGAGAAGAAAATGAATAGTCCCTGGAGGGACAGGCCGATTGAAGAGTCTCTTCGACTTTTTGACGAAATGAGACGAGGAAAGATTGAGGAAGGGAAAGCAACACTGCGAATGAAGCAGGATATGCAGAATGATAATTGCAATATGTATGACCTTATTGCCTATCGTATAAAG TTCACACCTCACCCTCATGCTGGTGACAAATGGTGCATCTATCCGAGCTACGATTTTGCGCACTGCACTGTTGACTCTCTCGAGAATATAACACATTCG CTCTGTACTCTTGAATTCGAAACTCGACGGGCTTCATATTACTGGTTATTACATTCCCTGGATCTCTACATGCCGTATGTGTGGGAATATTCGCGATTGAATATCACAA ACACTGTGATGTCCAAGCGTAAG TTGAATTACATTGTGACAAACAATCATGTTGATGGTTGGGATGATCCACGTCTTTTGACACTTGCTGGTCTGAGACGAAGGGGTGTGACTCCTACTGCGATCAATGCTTTTGTACGAGGAATGGGAATTACCAGAAG TGATGGTAGCATGATACATGTGAGTCGTCTTGAGTATCATATCAGAGAAGAGCTGAATAAAACGGCTCCCCGCACTATGGTGGTGCTTAATCCTCTGAAGGTGGTCATCACCAATTTGGAATCAGACAAGGTTATGGAGCTTGATGCCAAAAGGTGGCCTGATGCTCAGAACGATGACCCCTCTGcattctacaag GTTCCCTTCTCTAGAGTTGTATACATTGACCAATCTGACTTCCGAATGAAGGATTCAAAAGATTACTATGGGCTCGCCCCTGGTAAATCAGTCTTGCTAAG ATATGGTTTCCCAATCAAGTGTACCAATGTTGTCTTTGCTGATGACAATGAAACCATTCGTGAGATTCATGCAGAGTATGACCCTGAGAAAAAGACCAAGCCAAAG GGTGTTCTACACTGGGTTGCTGAATCTTCTCCAGGAAAGGAGCCTATAAAGGTTGAAGTCCGGTTATTTGAGAAACTCTTTAACTCCGAG AACCCGGCTGAACTCAACGATGACTGGCTCACTGACATTAACCCCCACTCCAAAGTTGTGGTTTCTGATGCATATGCTGTATCAATCCTTAAAGATACTGCCGTCGGGGACAGGTTCCAGTTCGAGAGGCTAG GTTATTTTGCGGTGGACAAAGACTCTGAGCCTGGAAAACTTGTGTTCAACAGGACGGTCACACTCAGAGACAGTTATGGGAAAGGTGGGAAGTAA